Proteins encoded in a region of the Tachyglossus aculeatus isolate mTacAcu1 chromosome 11, mTacAcu1.pri, whole genome shotgun sequence genome:
- the TMEM150A gene encoding transmembrane protein 150A gives MTAWIVLPVSLSAFSITGIWIVYAMAVMNHHVCPVENWSYNESCSTDSAKQGSPKSCCTLEDIPLISKCGTYPPESCLFSLIGNVGAFMVVLICLLRYGQLLEQRHHSWVNTTALIAGCTNAAGLVVVGNFQVDHAKSLHYIGAGVAFPAGLLFVCLHCVLSYHGAAASLDLAMAHLRAVLAVIAFVTLVLSGIFFIHESSRLQHVAALCEWVFVIDILIFYGTFSYEFGAVSGDTLVAALQPASGRSCKSPGSSSTSTHLHCAPEGIAMI, from the exons atgaCCGCCTGGATCGTCCTGCCTGTCAGCCTCTCCGCCTTCTCCATCACCGGCATATGGATCGT GTATGCCATGGCAGTGATGAATCACCACGTGTGCCCCGTGGAGAACTG GTCCTACAATGAATCATGCTCCACTGACTCTGCCAAACAGGGCTCCCCAAAGAGCTGCTGCACTCTGGAGGACATTCCCCTCATCAG cAAGTGCGGGACGTACCCTCCCGAGAGCTGCCTCTTCAGTCTCATCGGCAACGTCGGTGCCTTCATGG tggtgcTGATCTGCCTTCTGCGCTACGGCCAGCTGCTGGAACAGAGGCACCACTCCTGGGTGAACACCACTGCTCTGATCGCGGGCTGCACCAACGCCGCCGGGCTGGTCGTCGTCGGTAACTTCCAG GTGGATCACGCCAAGTCTCTGCACTACATTGGGGCCGGGGTGGCCTTCCCTGCCGGCCTGCTCTTCGTCTGCCTGCACTGCGTCCTGTCCTACCACGGGGCCGCCGCCTCCCTCGACCTCGCCATGGCCCACCTGCGAGCCGTACTCGCCGTCATCGCATTCGTCACCCTGGTCCTCA GTGGCATCTTCTTCATCCACGAGAGCTCCCGGCTGCAGCACGTGGCCGCCCTGTGCGAGTGGGTCTTCGTCATCGACATCCTCATCTTCTACGGGACCTTCAGCTACGAGTTCGGGGCCGTGTCGGGCGACACGCTGGTGGCTGCCCTCCAGCCGGCCTCCGGCCGCAGCTGCAAGtctccgggcagcagcagcacctcCACGCACCTCCACTGTGCCCCAGAGGGCATCGCCATGATTTGA
- the C11H2orf68 gene encoding UPF0561 protein C2orf68 homolog has translation MAAEPGPGRRCRYRPGGRLDMSHGFVHHIRRNQLARDDYDKQMKQAASEKGRRRHTAAPARPRKPDRQVYLPRRRASEPPAPQGADYEESSGGSSDPEPPGPQLFCLEYEADSGEVTSVVVYQDDDPARVSEAVSAHTPLDPAMREALRRRIQEEMAKRQSLQ, from the exons ATGGCCGCggagccgggcccgggccgcCGCTGCCGTTACAGGCCCGGGGGGCGGCTGGACATGAGCCACGGCTTCGTGCACCACATCCGGAGGAACCAGCTGGCCCG GGACGACTACGACAAGCAGATGAAGCAGGCGGCCTCGGAGAAGGGCAGGAGGCGGCACACGGCCGCCCCGGCTCGGCCCCGCAAGCCCGACCGGCAGGTCTACCTGCCCCGCCGCCGAG CCagcgagccccccgccccccaaggcgCCGACTACGAGGAGTCCAGCGGCGGCAGCTCGGACCCGGAGCCGCCCGGACCCCAGCTCTTCTGCCTGGAGTACGAGGCGGACAGCGGGGAGGTCACCTCCGTCGTGGTCTACCAG GACGATGACCCAGCCAGGGTAAGCGAGGCGGTCTCGGCCCACACCCCCCTGGACCCTGCCATGCGCGAGGCCCTGCGACGGCGCATCCAGGAAGAGATGGCGAAGCGGCAGAGTCTGCAGTGA